The Chryseolinea soli genome contains a region encoding:
- a CDS encoding nuclear transport factor 2 family protein, with translation MKSIALCLLLLTSLNLLAQETEKDLHQFIDRWHEAASKANAAVFFESIADHGVYIGTDAKERWTKEQFEAFAKPYFDKGKAWDFKPYDRDLHVTSDEKTAWFSELLTTWMGVCRGSGVLRKTKQGWKIEQYQLSVTVPNDIIKDFITLVDAYNQHNKP, from the coding sequence TTGAAAAGTATAGCCCTTTGCCTCCTGCTCCTGACCTCCCTGAACCTCCTGGCCCAGGAAACCGAAAAGGACCTGCACCAGTTTATCGACCGCTGGCACGAAGCCGCGAGCAAAGCCAACGCCGCCGTGTTCTTTGAGAGCATCGCCGACCACGGCGTATACATCGGCACCGACGCCAAGGAACGATGGACCAAAGAACAGTTCGAAGCCTTCGCCAAGCCCTACTTCGACAAAGGCAAAGCGTGGGACTTCAAACCCTATGACCGGGACCTCCATGTAACATCTGATGAAAAAACTGCATGGTTTTCTGAACTTTTAACAACTTGGATGGGTGTCTGTCGCGGGTCCGGGGTGCTGCGCAAGACCAAACAAGGCTGGAAAATAGAACAGTACCAGCTTTCGGTCACGGTGCCCAACGACATAATAAAGGATTTTATCACGCTGGTGGATGCGTACAATCAACACAATAAGCCCTAA